One segment of Setaria viridis chromosome 4, Setaria_viridis_v4.0, whole genome shotgun sequence DNA contains the following:
- the LOC117851455 gene encoding phosphoglycerate kinase, cytosolic, translating to MAIKRSVGTLSEADLKGKKVFLRADLNVPLDDNQKITDDNRIRASVPTIKFLMEKGAKVILASHLGRPKGVTPKYSLKPLVPRLSELLGVNVVMANDCIGEEVHKLAASLPDGGVLLLENVRFYKEEEKNDPEFAKKLASVADLYVNDAFGTAHRAHASTEGVTKFLKPAVAGFLMQKELDYLVGAVANPKKPFAAIVGGSKVSTKIGVIESLLGKVDILILGGGMIFTFYKAQGYAVGKSLVEEDKLELATSLIEKAKSKGVSLLLPTDVVVADKFDANAESKIVPASSIPDGWMGLDIGPDSIKTFSQTLDTTKTVIWNGPMGVFEFEKFAAGTDAIAMKLAELTAKGVTTIIGGGDSVAAVEKAGLANKMSHISTGGGASLELLEGKTLPGVLALDDA from the exons ATGGCGATCAAGAGGAGCGTGGGCACCCTGTCGGAGGCGGATCTGAAGGGGAAGAAGGTGTTCCTCCGCGCCGACCTCAACGTGCCGCTGGACGACAACCAGAAGATCACCGACGACAACCGCATCCGGGCGTCCGTGCCCACCATCAAGTTCTTGATGGAGAAGGGCGCCAAGGTCATCCTGGCCAGCCATCTG GGACGTCCAAAAGGTGTCACTCCCAAGTACAGCTTGAAGCCTCTTGTCCCGCGCTTGTCTGAACTCCTTGGAGTTAAT GTTGTTATGGCCAATGACTGCATCGGTGAGGAAGTTCATAAGTTGGCTGCTTCTTTACCAGATGGAGGTGTTCTGCTTTTAGAAAATGTTAGGTTctacaaggaggaagagaagaatgACCCTGAGTTTGCCAAGAAGCTGGCATCTGTTGCTGATCTCTATGTAAACGATGCCTTTGGTACGGCACACAGAGCCCATGCTTCAACAGAGGGAGTTACCAAGTTTTTGAAGCCTGCTGTTGCTGGCTTCCTCATGCAGAAG GAACTTGACTATCTTGTTGGCGCTGTTGCCAACCCGAAGAAGCCGTTTGCTGCAATTGTTGGTGGATCAAAGGTGTCAACGAAGATTGGGGTGATTGAGTCTCTTTTGGGGAAGGTTGACATCCTCATCCTTGGTGGTGGTATGATCTTCACATTTTACAAGGCTCAGGGATACGCTGTAGGAAAATCCCTTGTTGAGGAAGACAAGCTTGAACTGGCAACCTCACTTATTGAAAAGGCAAAGTCAAAAGGCGTCTCTCTCTTGCTTCCCACTGATGTTGTAGTGGCTGACAAGTTTGACGCAAATGCTGAGAGCAAG ATTGTTCCTGCATCTTCCATCCCTGATGGTTGGATGGGCCTAGATATTGGCCCTGACTCCATCAAGACTTTCAGCCAGACGTTGGACACCACCAAGACTGTCATCTGGAATGGTCCTATGGGAGTTTTTGAGTTTGAGAAGTTTGCTGCTGGCACTGAC GCGATTGCCATGAAGTTGGCTGAACTCACTGCCAAAGGCGTGACAACCATCATTGGAGGTGGCGACTCCGTTGCTGCCGTCGAGAAGGCCGGGTTGGCGAACAAGATGAGCCACATTTCTACCGGCGGTGGTGCGAGTCTGGAGCTGTTGGAAGGCAAGACCCTCCCAGGTGTCCTTGCTCTTGACGACGCTTAG
- the LOC117851456 gene encoding BTB/POZ and MATH domain-containing protein 2, protein MLPDSVDLTEAARSVQLFKIGGFTATKEKPGYTASRVCAVGGHDWRIEFHPKMPHPIHHYSSNDWIMFRLRLVSKGASGVAASFSCRLMDPSSPGSYYLDLEEITSSVFHENHSRDVFLIKWSDVQGSQRRYVKDDSILVQCAINVLPCKPKDPAPAGAAADAKPSVPSSDLHRQFGELLRSQKGADITFFVAGKPVAAHRSLLAARSPVFMAELFGDMREKAPRCVEIKDMEVEVFRAMLRFVYTDTVPELDLLNGEQATAMAQHLLEAADRYGLNRLKRICVEKVCTTINVDTVATTLALAEQHGCSKLKARCMKFALDNICAVSATEGFKHLEASYPSVLTELRSRGTSSWPFGC, encoded by the coding sequence ATGCTTCCCGACTCCGTGGACCTCACGGAGGCCGCGCGCTCCGTGCAGCTGTTCAAGATCGGCGGCTTCACGGCGACCAAGGAGAAACCAGGGTACACCGCGTCGAGGGTTTGCGCCGTCGGAGGACATGACTGGCGAATCGAATTCCATCCGAAGATGCCGCACCCGATCCACCATTACTCCAGCAATGACTGGATCATGTTCCGCCTTCGATTGGTCAGCAAAGGAGCGAGCGGGGTGGCGGCGTCCTTCAGCTGCCGCCTCATGGATCCGAGCTCACCGGGCAGTTACTATTTGGATCTGGAGGAGATCACGTCCTCCGTGTTCCATGAAAACCATTCCAGGGATGTCTTTCTCATCAAATGGAGTGACGTCCAGGGATCGCAACGTCGATATGTGAAAGATGACTCCATACTTGTGCAATGTGCAATCAACGTCCTGCCCTGCAAACCAAAGgatccggcgccggcgggggcagCGGCTGATGCCAAGCCCAGCGTTCCATCCTCCGACCTGCACCGGCAATTTGGTGAGCTGCTGCGGAGCCAGAAGGGGGCGGACATCACGTTCTTCGTCGCCGGTAAGCCTGTCGCGGCACACAGGTCCCTGCTCGCCGCGAGGTCGCCCGTTTTCATGGCCGAGCTATTCGGAGACATGAGGGAGAAGGCGCCGCGGTGCGTCGAGATCAAGGACATGGAGGTGGAAGTGTTCCGGGCCATGCTCCGTTTCGTCTACACCGACACCGTGCCCGAGCTGGACCTGCTGAACGGGGAGcaggcgacggcgatggcgcagcatcttcttgaagCTGCAGATCGGTATGGGTTGAACAGGCTCAAGAGGATATGTGTGGAGAAGGTCTGCACAACCATTAACGTGGACACTGTCGCAACGACGTTGGCGTTAGCAGAGCAGCATGGATGCTCCAAGTTGAAGGCCAGATGCATGAAGTTCGCCTTGGACAATATCTGTGCGGTTTCTGCAACGGAAGGGTTCAAGCATCTCGAGGCAAGCTACCCCTCCGTTTTGACTGAACTAAGGTCGAGGGGCACAAGTAGTTGGCCATTCGGTTGTTGA
- the LOC140222674 gene encoding BTB/POZ and MATH domain-containing protein 1-like produces MQISLHKSVNRLERKGISMNPVIATTCRVLRLRSSTTPACVNLTDTSRSVQLLKINGFTATKKAPRDELDESRYLKDECIIVQLQSCSVKERMQRQLMPQPVFHRPTCTTNLVSCCGSARRCVLAARSTVFMAELFGDMKDNSSACIEVKDMEVEVFRAMLYFIYTDTVPELEDEKIMY; encoded by the exons ATGCAAATCAGTTTGCATAAATCAGTTAATAGATTGGAGAGAAAGGGGATTTCAAT GAACCCCGTCATAGCAACAACTTGTCGcgtgctccgcctccgctcATCCACCACGCCTGCCTGCGTGAACCTCACAGATACCTCACGCTCCGTGCAGCTGCTCAAGATCAACGGCTTCACTGCAACAAAGAAGGCACCAAGG GATGAGCTGGATGAATCACGATATCTGAAAGACGAGTGCATTATTGTGCAATTACAGTCCTGCTCGGTGAAAGAAAGGATGCAGCGGCAGCTAATGCCGCAGCCAGTGTTCCATCGTCCGACCTGCACAACCAATTTGGTGAGCTGCTGCGGATCAGCCAGAAGGTGTGTGCTTGCAGCAAGGTCGACAGTTTTCATGGCCGAGCTCTTTGGGGACATGAAGGACAACTCCTCGGCGTGCATTGAGGTCAAGGACATGGAGGTGGAGGTATTCAGGGCCATGCTCTATTTCATCTACACGGACACGGTTCCTGAGCTGGAGGACGAGAAAATCATGTATTAG